Proteins from a genomic interval of Zingiber officinale cultivar Zhangliang chromosome 2A, Zo_v1.1, whole genome shotgun sequence:
- the LOC122041200 gene encoding ran guanine nucleotide release factor-like, with product MSGEDCVVHPLFGGSISSCFPLRFQDVSNLREVPDHQEVFADPNRDESLIFELLDIKHEVGDNESAVWFLRDIAGEQDAEDSMVLEQSGTLEAIGLTSTNGPAIASIAVAQMAIAKGRQGREAQNLVRVYLANLRLREVTTDVLITAYEPLLINPLSESANVVGAGPTVPAAQAGCLPLAEVFKLAVTNFKVHDWGLFNTGA from the exons ATGAGTGGAGAAGATTGTGTTGTGCATCCTTTATTTGGGGGTTCAATTTCTAGCTGTTTTCCTCTGAGGTTTCAG GATGTGAGCAACCTTCGAGAAGTGCCCGATCATCAG gAAGTGTTTGCAGATCCCAACCGGGATGAGAGCCTTATTTTTGAATTGTTAGATATTAAGCATGAGGTTGGAGATAATGAAAGTGCAGTTTGGTTTCTACGTGACATTGCAGGAGAACAAGATGCAGAGGATTCTATG GTCCTTGAGCAGTCTGGTACTCTTGAGGCTATTGGTTTAACCAGCACCAATGGTCCTGCAATAGCTTCAATTGCAGTTGCTCAAATG gCCATTGCTAAGGGAAGGCAAGGGAGGGAGGCACAGAATTTGGTTCGA GTATATCTAGCAAATTTGCGTCTTAGGGAAGTGACAACTGATGTGCTAATTACTGCATATGAGCCCTTATTAATAAA CCCACTGAGCGAAAGTGCAAACGTTGTGGGTGCTGGTCCAACTGTACCCGCTGCCCAAGCTGGATGTCTACCTTTGGCCGAAGTCTTCAAACTCGCAGTCACAAATTTCAAAGTCCATGACTGGGGTCTCTTTAATacaggagcttga
- the LOC122041198 gene encoding uncharacterized protein LOC122041198, translating to MRRRRKASSSAGGAEHHPHSRRRMRGRDLFFCFGSQPSSKSVLSPGRGREASAGPSLSSSLSRRLRSSGSVKGGQSPMFPSVVGGRRKGVAFEAAEPSSPKVTCIGQVRVKSKKKAAAAAAAAAAAAAKGKGVAMRSRSMRGSEIEASFRRTEGIGGVRECLPIRSQRWAYQLPVSICEALRAIGSEFNCFSPCSGRSLCSSLQSGKGKEAEKRSNSCGAVLTRWLMVAPDRNDGKRREMVSMVVDNRKQRETTTLVKERIDGEDLELEMREEVVMVLEKGKIKEEEEARVSICIPPKNALLLMRCRSDPVQMAALASRFWESPAMQVRVEEGDGKGKEDGADGASEGEKRDFEVAKEELKSESDQVAILIAEEAKEETMPLVPDESKPSKDEDRSRTQEELAVTDAEKAEIEIKTPLEDKKAKGREDVKGKRDGSCSSAMEKEERRSNRHSSRSKEMSKRRSSASRERDRRRHSFSTDREVGRSTCSSDKETRRASFSGEAKGRWSFSIEKEDKMAKEEFSAKEKGTTNKVVAQNSPRAEEKEDYSEVIDRDGGERAVGSETGEKKEPEKKSMALPECLLLMMYEPKLSMEVSKETWVCSNDFLQWQLHHPNYRPRHPSKATAAIGNMTDTSTSAAAAAGSNNDTRSTTLNEAKNDEVNNGINSDRSMGNKEGVISILEIPQLHPPPSPPPPATPSAPEAEKKLRGNAVAVPTPVPPSVYGPLVLTRCKSEPMRPSAKLTPDACFWKDRHRPIGSTEIGF from the coding sequence ATGAGGCGGCGGCGGAAGGCTTCTTCGTCCGCGGGCGGAGCGGAGCACCACCCCCATTCGCGCCGCCGGATGCGCGGTCGGGATCTGTTCTTCTGCTTCGGCTCCCAGCCGTCCTCGAAGTCCGTCCTCAGTCCCGGCCGCGGACGCGAGGCCTCGGCGGGGCCGTCGCTCTCCTCCTCGCTCAGCCGACGACTCCGCAGTAGCGGGAGCGTCAAGGGCGGCCAGTCGCCGATGTTTCCCTCGGTGGTCGGGGGGAGACGGAAAGGCGTCGCCTTTGAGGCCGCCGAACCCTCCTCGCCCAAGGTCACCTGCATCGGCCAGGTCCGcgtcaagagcaagaagaaggctGCCGCCGCCGCTGCGGCCGCTGCTGCCGCCGCCGCCAAGGGCAAGGGCGTCGCAATGCGGTCGCGGTCGATGAGGGGCAGCGAGATCGAGGCCAGCTTCCGGCGGACGGAGGGGATCGGCGGGGTGCGCGAGTGCCTTCCGATCAGGAGCCAGAGGTGGGCCTACCAGCTTCCTGTGAGCATTTGCGAGGCGCTGCGGGCGATCGGGTCGGAGTTCAATTGCTTCTCCCCCTGCAGCGGAAGATCCCTGTGTTCCTCTTTGCAGTCCGGCAAAGGGAAGGAAGCCGAAAAGAGGTCGAATTCCTGTGGCGCCGTGTTGACACGGTGGCTGATGGTGGCTCCCGACCGCAACGACGGGAAGAGAAGGGAGATGGTTAGCATGGTAGTCGATAACCGGAAGCAAAGGGAGACGACGACGCTAGTGAAAGAGCGCATAGACGGTGAAGATTTGGAGCTGGAGATGAGGGAAGAGGTGGTGATGGTGTTGGAGAAAGGGAAAAttaaagaagaggaggaagctaggGTTAGCATTTGCATTCCCCCCAAGAATGCTCTACTTCTGATGAGATGTCGATCCGATCCGGTGCAGATGGCCGCACTGGCGAGCCGGTTCTGGGAGTCGCCAGCGATGCAGGTGCGCGTGGAAGAGGGCGACGGGAAAGGGAAGGAAGATGGTGCAGATGGAGCATCAGAGGGAGAAAAGAGGGATTTTGAAGTTGCTAAAGAGGAGCTGAAATCTGAAAGTGATCAAGTTGCGATTTTGATAGCAGAAGAGGCAAAAGAAGAGACGATGCCACTCGTTCCTGATGAATCGAAGCCAAGCAAAGATGAAGATCGAtcgagaactcaggaagaactaGCTGTAACTGATGCAGAGAAAGCAGAGATCGAAATTAAGACTCCCTTGGAGGATAAGAAAGCAAAAGGAAGGGAAGATGTAAAAGGAAAGAGAGACGGTAGCTGTTCATCTGCGATGGAAAAGGAAGAGAGGAGATCCAATAGGCATTCTTCCAGATCGAAGGAGATGAGCAAGAGACGCAGTTCGGCTTCGAGAGAGAGGGACAGGCGGCGGCATAGCTTCTCCACTGACAGGGAGGTGGGGAGGTCGACCTGCAGCAGTGACAAGGAAACAAGGAGAGCAAGTTTCTCCGGCGAAGCCAAGGGGAGGTGGAGTTTCTCCATTGAGAAGGAAGATAAGATGGCTAAAGAAGAATTCTCAGCCAAAGAGAAAGGAACAACTAACAAGGTTGTGGCTCAAAATTCTCCTCGTGCCGAAGAAAAAGAGGACTACAGTGAAGTAATTGATCGAGATGGAGGGGAAAGGGCAGTAGGATCGGAGACTGGAGAGAAGAAAGAGCCGGAGAAGAAGAGCATGGCGTTGCCTGAGTGCCTTCTCCTAATGATGTATGAGCCAAAGTTATCCATGGAGGTTTCCAAAGAAACTTGGGTTTGCAGCAACGACTTCCTACAATGGCAGCTTCACCACCCTAATTATCGTCCTCGGCACCCTTCTAAAGCCACCGCTGCTATTGGCAACATGACTGATACCTCCACAAGTGCTGCTGCGGCGGCAGGCAGCAACAATGACACAAGAAGCACTACactgaatgaagcaaagaatgacgAGGTAAACAATGGGATCAATAGTGACAGAAGCATGGGGAACAAGGAAGGTGTTATTTCGATCCTGGAGATACCTCAGCTGCATCCACCACCATCTCCTCCTCCACCGGCAACACCCTCAGCTCCAGAGGCAGAGAAGAAGTTGAGAGGCAATGCGGTTGCAGTGCCCACTCCGGTGCCACCTTCTGTGTATGGGCCACTAGTGCTAACGCGATGCAAGTCAGAGCCAATGAGGCCATCGGCGAAGCTGACACCGGATGCCTGCTTTTGGAAGGATCGACATCGGCCAATCGGATCCACCGAAATTGGATTCTGA